The DNA region ttggaaaaaatatatgatatgaatatatatagttatattgtTAGAAATGGTGTacgttaatatatttttatgttgaatttaaaatataaaatattattagtttagttggttaaaatattgaacttatattattatgttgtaactagttaaaatgttgaagttatattattatgttacaAGAAGGTTGAGATAAAACATTATtagtctagttagttaaaatgttgaacttatattattatgctgtaattggttaaaatgttgaacttatattattaggtTACAAATTTGAGACTTAtgtatcatatttttaatttttttattttttaattttttaatttaaccatttcaaatttatgggcggatcaacccacgtccgacctagtatctatttactctcacatacatattcaaattaatcacagttttcgacccgacaatctagacactttattattagtctagttgattaaaatgttaaacttatatttattaggttgcaaatttgatatttgtgtatcacatttttttatttaacaatttcaaGTTTATAGGAAAGTCAACTGACGACCCGACCTGTGTCAATTAACTCTCatatacatattaaaattaatcatatctctcggcaatctagacactttgaagtaatcattatatatatatataaatgaatttaaaatattattagcttagttagttaaaatgttgaagttATATAGTTAGAAATATTATAcgttcatttatttttatgttacatttaaaatataaagtattattagactagttggttaaaatgttaaaggtatattattaaaaatattatatgttcatcatttttatgttaaatttaaaatataaagtattattagtatatttggttaaaattttgaacttattttaTCAGGTTGTAAATTTAAGACTTGtgtatcatatttttaatttaaccgtttcaagtttatggacgggtcaacccacgaccCGATttagtattcatttactctcacataaatatctaaattaattatatttctcgatccgacaattcagacactttaaaattaagcattatatatattgcttaaaatattgaagttatattgttaaaaatggtGTACATTcgtctatttttattttgaatttaaaatataaaatattattaatatagtttGTTAAAATGtggaatttatattataatgttgCAAATTCGATATTtgtatatcacatttttaattttttaatttaactattttaagttaTGGGTCAACCCACGACCTAACTTTAGTATCcattattttcacatatatattcaaattaatcatatcTATTTATTcgataattcaaataatttataattaaacattatatatatatatatatatatatattaaaaatattgaagttatattgttatatattataagttcatctattttttatgttaaatttaaaatttaaaatattgaacttgTATTATTAGATTGTAAATACGATATTTTTGTGtatcacaatttttattttctaatttaaatatttcaagttTATGAGGGAGACCGACGACCCAACctagtatccatttactctaacTTACGTATCCAATCAAGCATTACTTtctatttgttattatatatatattataaattttgtttttatatgaatgAAAATAGATAAGTGGATACTATAATGattgttttaaagatatttatagTGATGTATTATATAATCTCGTTTTAGTTATTATcctatatttattataagaaattaaaaatattttatttcttataattttattatcaatactctttaaacacatataaagttatttattatatatataaatatgtaaaaatatataaatacaaaaaaaaaaccataaataaatataaaattacttatttgaagataaatttttataattttttattttcattacaaaatatattaaattttatttatattaacagaaaaataaataagtcataagaattatatttttaattttacaaccaatttaaaattagttagtAGTGATAtacgtaaatataaaatttgaattatatatttattttattgaaatcattttgtttatatctctatacttattttttatttaaaaaaataattagtataattatattatttaaataagtataatataatatttttatatttataatcaaaccATGCAGCAGAGGCATGCATACTcgttaataaaatcaatttttaaggAGAAATTTTCCAATTTAAAAGGTAATGAGTGGAAAGTCGTGATAGCCGAAACCAACAATTTAATTTACACatgtcttaaaaaaaaaattaagttaaatttatacACTTAAAACAGTCtagtttgtttattttgttaccTGAATTTAAAATCAAGAGTAACTAACTAACTATCATAACCATCTCAACCCATCAATAAACGTTactaatgaaaatagaaaatgaaacttattgttttgatttaaattgatcatgaaaaaaaaaaatcaccccTATTGTATTCATAccaaatatatatgaatgaaaagaTAGTTAAAATATCtgagtttaaaatattacactTTTATGTTGTTAGAAGAAATTAAcagatttgatttaattaaactttgtaattttaaatttatgatttcaaaattttaattttaaaaatcataacaaaattgatttaattaaacTCTCACTACATAAATTAagatcttaaaattttataattttttttaactaacaaaATTGATGTAAAAAATTTTAcatcttaaaattttacaatttcataaattatttcactttacaaaatattatgatttattttcttttatcaattatctaattaattttataaatatgacttatttttcaaattaatttacttatatatataactaataatttatactaatattaGTTTAAAGTAAGAATTTGAAGTAAACTTATCAATTTATAATCAATGGAAACTatagattttaattatcttgATTTGTATCAATAAATTTACTAGCAAATATTTATTCAGATTGGCATGGTATGAACATGAATCTAGAAGGGAACACCAATGACAATAGTACCTTCAACAAATAAAATCTTACATATCAAATCATCCTACCTTTCTATCCAATCATTTAAatcataatccaaaataccTTAATAATCTTACTTGGATAATTTCATtagataaactatttttttaccaaacaacattttttaataCCTGAAAAGAaacagatcaaacaagctcttaccTACaatacagaaaaaaaaaaagtagaaaaaaagcTTCATGCAATAAAAGGGATCCTACCATTTCATGGTGCACAAGTTGATAAACAGACTCCAGCTAGAAAGtgaaataattcaaatagaTGAAGAAAAAGAGACTCTACGATCAAACTCGCACAGTTTGTTTTGCTAAAACAACTCTACCACACCTTAGGTAGAGCAATCGAAGAGGACATAAGAGACGGACcaattaataatgattaataatcttAAAAAGGAAAATCTAGGTAAGCAGCTGCTACTACTAAAGTCTtccaacaaaacaaataaaagccCACATCCAAGACCTCCATCCATATGGGGGGCAAAGGTGCAGGTACAAACAACAAATAAATCAGATGTTGATTCACATGAGAAATGAAGAATCATGCTTTGATTCTCATTGACATGATGATGATTGCAGGAAAACCAGATTCTGCAAAACACATACATCTATTATAGTCCTTCAGTTTAACCTCAAATCATGTCAGGATTATGACACAAGACAGATGGAAGGGCGGTCCAAGCCTTTCCACGGGTCAATTTGCGGGTCTTATCGTATTTTACAAGCAGACTCCATTGTGTTCCTTGGTGACATTGACTCGAAGACCTGCATGATTGTTGAAACtgttagtttgggaaaaatattaaacaagtgGGCAGGGAAATATGACAGTTGTATTGTTTTTCTTTATGTAactatttatcaataatatgtCGTTTAAAATAACTTCAATACAAACCaagtttgaagaaaaaaaaaatgggggAGGAAAGAGGTGGAAAAAAGTAGAGAAGGGGAAAAGCCTTCACATCAAGCCACATAACCTTCATTCAATTCCCATGGCCCCCGGAATTTCAATCAAGACGCTTTCGGTGTAAATTGAACTTAAGAACTCAATCTCTAGTTCAGTACTTTGACCACTTGAAAATTAACCTACTCAGGGTGGGTTGAAGGATGGAGATTTTTTCTGAAATGCATCAAGTAGGAGTTAAAGTGTTGAACCAGCGACTTTCTGCTTAGGAAGCAGACATCACTGAGCTATCTCCATCCTTCCTTGAGAGGATGGAGATTATTAATACTAATAAACATGAAGACTGAACCCAAGCAAAATCTTCATTTCACAATCTCTCTCCACATGAAGTGGATGCATAGACCATTAAACTCCAAAGCAAAAACATTATTGCAACATAGTCTAATGGATTTTATGTAGAGCATTTTCAGTTTGGATTTTTACTTCCTTTTTCTCCTTCAAAGTTTCATGAACCCACCTCAACCGACTTTATTGGGTGCAAATGACTCCTTTAGAACTATCATTGGACGGAAACCCAATTGGATTGCTAACCTTTGCAATTGGTGAGAAGAGTTTGAATATCATATCCCTCTATACTTATGCGGCATAGTATGCTTATGCATGATATTTGAGCATTTATGCGTGTTTTACATGAATAAGAGGGAacctttttttaattgaaatgtctattaaaataatgatttgaaGGATATTATGATAAGTGATATGAAATGACATAGGTAgactgaaaaaattaaaataacattaaaaagatAGCAAAGTATGGGACAGAGAGAATACTTGGACTTTTTAGATTTGAGTTATTTGGGATTAATCTCAAATAAGCCACCATTCAATTATACATCCCTTCATTGTGAACCAAAATACCAAAATGCCTtctattgtaaaaataaaaatactttttcattatatatttatatccatAGTCTTGTTACCCAAATAACTCACTTTTCAATAACTTATACCGATAagtttatttggaaataacctagtcgttatccaaataacccataaacaaacaaggcctaagtttGTTTTATGtgggttattttcaaataatccactaTCCAATCTCATCAAATTTAGCATCACAATAtttaaatcatcaactaaaataccaaattacccttactttatttttataaacattttaaaatacaaaataatgacatttttatcattttaccCACACACCAAACAACGTTATTTTAAAACAACCAgctggttattcaaataaccccagaTCAATTAAGGCCTAGGTAAGAGGTAAGTCCTAGTAGAATGAGTCGAGTTTAAATTGATCCGGCACCACATGAGAACATCAaccttggttattcaaataaccccagaTCAATTAAGGCCTAGGTAAGAGGTAAGTCCTAGTAGAATGAGTCGAGTTTAAATTGATCCGGCACCACATGAGAACATCAACCTTGAGCCGAAAAAGAAACTATTCATACCTCTTGAATGCATGCAAGCACTGGCAAGGCTGAATTCGAAGTCCACCCACTCAAGTAGCAGCTATTGTTAGTCCTCTTGCAGTTTTCAACATCGCCTATAAAAGAATGACAGCATATCGTTGATTAACCTGATGAGTCTTGAAATTACTAGGACACAAGAGGAAACTTACCTCTGTTTTTTTCATCTTCATAGTCAATTAACCAGCTGTCTGCTCAGAACCGCTGTTGTGAGGGAACTGAGGAGGTGTGACAGGAAATATCATACGTGCATGTCCAGGAATAGGAGATGCTATCCCTGAGATCAATGTGTCAAAAAGTGACTGACATGCAATGCCAAATTTAGcatgtatatattattacattGTCCAAATTAGATTATGACAAGTTTGCTTCAAACGTGTTCTAATATAGACAGTCAATAGTGAGCATAACATTACATAGAAACACACATGAGAATGAGTTAAGCACATACAAGGAATCATAATCAACTATCGCAAACAGCCTCACTTTGACAAACTAAGTGAGCCTCAGAGTACAGATATCCCAGACAAGAAAGTAAAATATGTGATATTTTGCCACGCGGAGGGATCTAGGTTACAATCTTGCATTATCTCTATAAGTGGCTGAAAACTTtagtcttgatttttttttgtatatggTTTTGCGTGCTCTCGCACTCACCCTTTGATTATATCTCTCTTATCCACTCTAGTTTGGTTCTTGGCTATTTTGCTCATCCCTTTTGAACTTACCTATTTGCTTCTATTGTAAATGGGTCTTTTGAATTGTGAAGCCAGTTCACTCTTTTATCTAATTTGCTGCGTTGTAAGTCCAATATATCTTATTGATTGGAGActtggccttgtttgatcttgggtaaTTTGAAAtctttgggttatttggataaaatcttgtttgatgtataAGTAAactatttagataaaattacCAAAATATCTTAAGTAGTTAATATTTtacaatgttataaaaataaagtaagggtatTTTAATTGATCATATGAATGATGGGATTGAAAAGGTTATGGATCATTTGAAAAgaacccaaataatccacattaaacaagctcttaatTATAATGTGGATTCATGCCTATAGTTATGCTACATAAAATATCagatattaagaaatatatttttgtttatgcatatggaaacaaaacaaaaaaaaaaagtgtttccaaatgggaaTTATATTACCTACTGTtcaaataccaaaaaaaatcagaaaGTTCATGCATATCACATACACATCTAAGAAAACACGTGTCTGAGCTAACAATCCACTCACGATGCAACATTAGACATCAGCATTAAAGGAAGTAGGGTTTTTAAGCGATAACAAATACCTGTATGGTAAGGTGAGGGAACTGAGGCAATAGATTCACTCGTCCCTCCAGTAAGAGGAGGCCCTCCATAACGCACAACATGTTGACCAGGTGAAACAAAGGCAGGTATGCTAGAGTATCCATGGCTTCCAGAAACAGGTTGACCCATTTGTGCGTATGAAGCCATGTTTGTACTTACTGCACCAGGTACACCGTACATCTGAAGATAGTTCTGACCCATGTAGGGGCTGTAATAACCCTGTAGAAACAGATACACCAATAACAGCTCAAGCACCAACAAAGTTCcaaatttcatttcaaaattcaaaataaatgtaaaagatAAATGTTTAGACTTCTTGACTGACCTGTTGTGGATAAACAAATTCAGTTCCATATGCCGTATACCTGTAAAAAAATAAGGGATAAGTTGAGGACGTGTAGCTATATAGAATGGATGAAAATGTAAAACACAAAAACAATCATAGAAAACAACAAACGATTATTTGTTCATGtcttaatcaaacataattaatggTTACCAATAAAGAGTTTATGATGTGATTTAACAGTCCAAGTATACCAAAACTTTGAAAGAAACAGATATTATCCTTCAATGCGTtgcaaataaatttaaaaagaaaataagaaccCACATCTTATACTATTTTCAGTCATACTGTTAACAAGCAAGTAGAGAGCATATATTGTTGGAAAAGTTGTCCTAAGCCAACTTACTATTATTTCCCCAAATCTTAAGATACGTGCTTAAAAAATTCTGCTGTAAAAAAAATCTTAGGGTAAATCTTCACAAGGATGTAATTAACTTTCAATCAAAATCTGAAAAATGTAAAGCAATTGTAGAGGTAGATTATTATCAGCCTTAAATTAACAACTATGTTTTTgttcatttcaaaataatcacTTGAATAATCTGggacttgtttgatgaagggttgaatttaatccaaataatcccTTATCCCATGATCAATCACTTTATGTTATagcatttttaaatattaaatacaaaggatattttagtaatttaacccaaataatctactttttcatcaaacaatattttttcccaaaaaagtcggattattaaaataaaacatcaaacaagtaaaATGACACATATGTTACAGATTGTCGATGATGAACACGCCCACTCAAAGAGAATGGGGTGTTTAAGCCACCTTAGCACCTGGAaaaagatcaagagaagatcatTAAAACCCAAAACAGATGGTTTTTCTTCACCTAGAATAACGACTTTTATCTTCTATAACTGAAGCAAATAGATGCAGTTAGCTGCATCTTGTATGATCAATAACATCATAGTGTTGAATAAAAGAGAATAGGTTATTTAATCAGTACTCACCCATAAGGTGAATATGCGACCCCAGGTTGATAGCCAAATGATAGAGGTTGTTGGTAATTGTGGCCTCCCACATAAGCACCACGGGGCATTTGGGGAATTCCAAGATAAGGTGTTGCTGATCTGTAACGTCCTAAATCAAGAAAACATATACCAAGCATATACAATCACAAATACGTCTTTCTTTGGTTGCTAAAATACTATCACAAATACTTGTATACTCTAAATGCCAACACAAATATTACACATCTATTGTTTATGCATTGATAGTCAACATTGGGttgttttgttataaataaaatcatgattCGCACAAATCTAAATTTGTTATGATTGTCAAAAATCACAATCATCTAAAAACTAATATGatcataatctaaaaaataaaatgatcatGAAATAAATCTCcataccaaatgaaacaaaaaattacactataatttgaatcatcatctaaaaaataaattgtatatcaaatgaaacaacaaattCACACTATAATCTAGATCATGAGAAAAAAAACCATcattatgagaaaaaaaaatcttctatcaataaaaaaaaaaatattagtttccaATTAAGCTCATTGTGTTACCAAACAAAGATAGCTAGATGATGAAGTTAAAGTGCAGAACCTTCATATATGCTAGATACCCAATACCaattatgattttcttttaaaacaatttatgaGAAAATGTTTCCGACTTCATGATCTATGACTTCAGTCAAGGTGTTCTTAGTGGAATTTCAAACCTCAGCCTCTTGATTCAACACTCTTACCACTTGAAGTGCCCTGAGTGGGTAAAATGTGAATATATTGATGCATACAAGCCAGAAGTAGGGAGAATTCAGaatgagatgaagaagagaaactgAATCAAGAAGGGGATGAGAAGGACATAAACAGATTCt from Impatiens glandulifera chromosome 5, dImpGla2.1, whole genome shotgun sequence includes:
- the LOC124938309 gene encoding RNA-binding protein 24-like, which encodes MAYQPIPAGGVGGSSLQFLNFPFGDTTYTKVFVGGLAWETQSETLRRHFEQYGEILEAVVITDKHTGRSKGYGFVTFRDPEAAKRACANPSPIIDGRRANCNLASLGRPQPSFPYGRYRSATPYLGIPQMPRGAYVGGHNYQQPLSFGYQPGVAYSPYGYTAYGTEFVYPQQGYYSPYMGQNYLQMYGVPGAVSTNMASYAQMGQPVSGSHGYSSIPAFVSPGQHVVRYGGPPLTGGTSESIASVPSPYHTGIASPIPGHARMIFPVTPPQFPHNSGSEQTAG